A region of Streptomyces deccanensis DNA encodes the following proteins:
- a CDS encoding tetratricopeptide repeat protein, which translates to MGSRADIVSDAANEPGADTRSDAGPEPVSEAERSPVAGAEAEAEAEGNPVAEADSTSGADSGARPVAGFASGGGSGGVSKGEGGSETTVVPGRGTAPRRGRESAPESGRRRLARVAACAAALAVAFTGFAVALGAGDDGRTVAMSSSPGVSAAQLAGGDLDTAVERLQAHLKAQPKDFGSWSTLGLAYVEQARVKGDPSRYPQAEKALERSLELRPDNDPALAGLAALAAARHEFEDALRYADKALKQNPYSERALCSRVDALVELGRYDDALEAVRLADTRRPGIPVFTRYAYVYELRGDVKTARRVLEQALDSAATRGDIAYVATQLGQLAWKQGDYKTALDHYARALGADDTYLPALEGRARAQAASGDDAEAIRGLEQVVSSYPLPGPLVVLGELYEAKGERTKAGDQYALVDAYTAIARSNGVNADLDTALAAADHGDTKAALRAAEAEWKRRETVHTADALAWALHVNGRDEEALPYARRATATGYKDATFLYHRGMVEYAAGDKKDARASLKAALDLNAGFSPLGAAEARKTLKALQALETAK; encoded by the coding sequence ATCGGGTCGCGGGCAGACATCGTGTCCGACGCCGCGAACGAGCCCGGGGCTGACACCAGGTCCGACGCGGGACCGGAGCCGGTGTCCGAGGCCGAACGGAGCCCGGTGGCCGGCGCCGAGGCCGAGGCCGAGGCCGAGGGGAACCCAGTGGCCGAGGCCGACTCCACGTCCGGCGCCGACTCCGGGGCGAGGCCGGTAGCCGGCTTCGCGTCCGGCGGTGGGTCCGGGGGCGTCTCGAAGGGCGAGGGGGGTTCGGAGACCACCGTGGTGCCCGGTCGTGGGACGGCTCCCCGGCGGGGGCGTGAGAGCGCGCCCGAGTCGGGGCGGCGGCGGTTGGCTCGGGTCGCCGCGTGCGCGGCGGCGCTGGCCGTGGCGTTCACCGGGTTCGCGGTGGCGCTGGGGGCCGGGGACGACGGCCGGACCGTGGCCATGTCCTCCTCGCCGGGTGTCTCGGCGGCGCAGCTCGCCGGTGGCGACCTCGACACGGCCGTCGAGCGGCTCCAGGCCCATCTCAAGGCACAGCCCAAGGACTTCGGCTCCTGGTCCACGCTCGGTCTCGCCTACGTCGAGCAGGCCAGGGTCAAGGGCGACCCGTCCCGCTACCCGCAGGCCGAGAAGGCCCTGGAGCGCTCCCTGGAGCTGCGCCCGGACAACGACCCGGCGCTCGCGGGCCTCGCCGCCCTCGCCGCAGCCCGCCACGAGTTCGAGGACGCCCTGCGGTACGCGGACAAGGCGCTGAAGCAGAACCCGTACAGCGAACGGGCGTTGTGCAGCCGCGTCGACGCCCTGGTCGAACTGGGCCGCTACGACGACGCGTTGGAGGCGGTCCGCCTCGCCGACACCCGCCGCCCCGGCATCCCCGTCTTCACCCGGTACGCCTACGTGTACGAGCTGCGCGGCGACGTGAAGACCGCCCGACGCGTCCTGGAACAGGCCCTCGACTCGGCCGCCACACGCGGAGACATCGCCTACGTGGCCACCCAGCTCGGCCAACTCGCTTGGAAACAGGGCGACTACAAGACCGCGCTCGACCACTACGCCCGCGCCCTCGGCGCCGACGACACCTACCTCCCCGCCCTGGAGGGCCGCGCCCGCGCCCAGGCCGCGAGCGGCGACGACGCGGAGGCGATCCGCGGCCTGGAGCAGGTCGTGTCCTCCTATCCGCTGCCGGGACCGCTCGTCGTGCTCGGCGAGCTGTACGAGGCGAAGGGCGAGAGGACCAAGGCGGGCGACCAGTACGCGCTGGTGGACGCCTACACCGCGATCGCCCGTTCCAACGGCGTCAACGCCGACCTCGACACCGCGCTCGCCGCCGCCGACCACGGCGACACCAAGGCCGCGCTGCGGGCCGCCGAGGCCGAGTGGAAGCGCCGGGAGACGGTGCACACGGCGGACGCCCTCGCCTGGGCGCTGCATGTCAACGGCCGCGACGAGGAGGCCCTGCCGTACGCCCGCCGGGCCACCGCCACCGGATACAAGGACGCGACGTTCCTGTACCACCGGGGCATGGTCGAGTACGCGGCCGGCGACAAGAAGGACGCCCGCGCCTCGCTGAAGGCGGCGCTCGACCTCAACGCCGGTTTCTCGCCGCTCGGCGCGGCGGAGGCCCGCAAGACCCTGAAGGCACTGCAGGCCCTGGAGACCGCCAAGTGA